Below is a window of Cupriavidus sp. MP-37 DNA.
GGCGCCGACCACGTCTTTCCGACCAAGCGGCAGGCGCTGCACACCATCATCGGACAGCTGTCGCCGGAAGTCTGCGCCCGCTGCACCGTGCGGATCTTCGAGGAATGCGCGTCGCGGCCGGGCGGCGCTGCCGCGCCGGCCGCGTCCGCGCAGCCGTGAACGAAGCGCCTGCACCGGCGCGCTTCGCAACGATCACGGCTGCAAGACAAAAACAGGGGAAACTGGGAACTGCCTGCGCCGGCGGCGCCGGCTGGCAAGCAAGGCCGGACGGCCTATGCTCTGGTACCTGATGACAGATGGGCGCCCGCGGCTTGCCTGGGGCGTGCCGGGGCATCCATCCGCATCAGATTGGCGCCACGTGGGCGCGCTTGACGACGATAGGCTGCGGCGCGCCCTGCTCGATCAGCACCACGGCGGCGCGTTCGATGGTTTCGCGGCCGGCGCGGAATGCTTCTTCGAGTGACAGCACCTGGTCGGCGCTGAAACCTTCCCACAGTGCTTCGCGTGTCACCACGCAAGTCACCTTCTCGCCATTGACAAGTGCCTGGAACAACAAGCCTTCGTTATTGATGTCGTAGCGCTCTTGCTCTTGGAATTTGATATCCATCGGTGCAGCCCTCCATATGCAAGTGGAGAAACATCCTAACATGGCTCCGGCAAAATCGTATGGGTAGAACCCTATGCGACAGGGTTCATTCGGAAGACCACCGCGAGCGCCGTTCGGTTCCGTCGGCCACACCCTTCGCACGCGGGGCACGTGCGCGCAGCTTGCCATGGCAATTGCGTCAGGCAATTGACAGCCGCGGAAATCATGCTAAAATCTCGTTCTTCGTTGGGGCGTTAGCTCAGTTGGTAGAGCAGCGGACTCTTAATCCGTAGGTCGAGTGTTCGAGTCACTCACGCCCCACCAGCGAATACAAAAAGGCCGGAAGCAGCGATGCTTCCGGCCTTTTGCTTTGCACGTCCCGCTTTACACGGCTCAGACCGCACGCTTGCGCTGCGGCACAGGCCATCGCCCCTGCCGCAGCGGCGCTTCGTCACGCGCCCACGCTGGCCCGCTCGAACAGCGTGCGCGCCAGCGCGCGATGGCGCAGCAGCACGCCGGGCAGGTCGGCCGTGAGCAGTTCGCCGTCGCGCACCACTTCCCTGCCGTTGATCACGCTGGCCGCGACATTGGCCGGCGTGCAGAACACCAATGCCGCCACCGGGTCATGGCCGGCGCCGGCAAAGCCGACCGACGACAGGTCGAAGGCGACGAAGTCCGCCGACATGCCCGGCGCCAGCGCCCCGATATCGTCGCGGTTGAGCACCCGCGCGCCGCCCAGCGTGGCGATTTCCAGCGCCTCGCGCGCGCTCATCGCTGCCGGGCCATAGCCGACCCGCTGCAGCAGCATCGCCTGGCGCGCCTCGCCCAGCATATGCGCGCCGTCGTTCGACGCGCTGCCGTCGACGCCCAGCCCCACCGGCACCCCCGCATCGCGCATGGCGCGCACCGGCGCAATGCCCGATGCCAGCCGCATGTTCGAGCACGGGCAGTGCGCCACCCCCGTGCCGGTCCGGGCGAACAGCGCGATGCCATCGTCATCCAGCTTGACGCAGTGCGCGTGCCAGACATCGTGGCCGACCCAGCCCAGGTCCTCGGCATACTGCGCCGGCGTCAGGCCGAACTTTTCGCGCGAATAGGCAATGTCGTTGTCGTTCTCGGCCAGGTGCGTATGCAGCGACACGCCGTAGTGCCGTGCCATCACCGCCGATTCGCGCATCAGGTCGCGCGACACCGAGAACGGCGAGCACGGCGCCAGCACCACGCGCAGCATCGCGTGGCGCGCGCTGTCGTGGTACTGCTCCACCAGGCGCTGGCTGTCGCGCAGGATCGCCGCTTCGTCTTCGACCACCACGTCCGGCGGCAGGCCGCCCTTGCTGCGGCCCACGCTCATCGAGCCGCGCGCGGCATGGAAGCGCATGCCCATCTCCTGCGCCGCGGCAATCGAATCATCCAGGCGCGAACCGTTGGGAAACAGGTAGAGGTGGTCGCTGGTGGTGGTGCAGCCCGACAGCATCAGCTCGGCCATCGCGGTCTTGGTCGACACCGCGATCATTTCCGGCGTCAGGTGCGACCACAGCATGTACAGGTTGGTCAGCCACGAGAACAGCTCGGCATCCTGCGCCGCCGGCACCGCGCGCGTCAGGCTCTGGTACATGTGGTGGTGCGTGTTGACCAGCCCGGGCGTGACCACGCGGCCGCGCATGTCGAGCACCTGCGCGCTGCCGTCGTCGACCCTGCGCCGGTATTGCGGCGGCAGCTCAGAGGTGGGGCCGACCCATTGCACCGCGGGGCCTTCGGCGACCAGGGCACCGTCGCGGATCTCGCGACGCTGGGCGTCCATGGTTACCAGGACATCGGCATTGAGGGCAATCAGGGTCATGGCGGAATTCCTTCTTTGAAGCGGATGGGATGTCGGTCGGATACGATCGCCGCCAGTCTACGGCGCCACAGTGCCACGCCCCAAGCGCAGAATTCCGTGCAGCCTGTCCACAAAAAGTGGACATCTGCCGAGCCGGCTCAGCGCGCCTGCGCGAACAGCATCGCCAGCGCGTCGCCGATGCGCTCCGCCATCAGTCCGGCCGCGGCGCTGAGCCGGCCGCCGGCGCGCGCCACCAGCGTCAGCGTCTGGCCCTGCAGGTGGCGGTCGCGCAAGGGCACGTACACCAGCGCCTGGCGCGCGCGCTCCTCCATCACGTCGAGCGGATTCAGCAGCGCAATGCCTGTCCCCATCAACACCAGTTGCCGGATCAGCGCAGTCGAGGTCGACTCCGCCACCGGCGAGACTTCGATCGCATTGCGCGCAAACGCCGCATCGAGGATGCCGCGGATCGACAGCGACGGCGCCGGCAGGATCAGCGGATAACCGACGCACTCGCTCAGCAGCACCGACGGCTGCGCCGCCAGCGCGTGGTCCGGCGGCACCACCGCGCCGATCTGCCAGTCGCTGCTGGCCAGCGCGCGCAACGCCGGCAGTTCCGGCAGGTCATAGCCCAGCCCGAGATCGGCATCGCCCTGCTCCACCGCCGCGACGATGTCTGCCACCGGCAGGTCATTGACGCGCACCACGATGCCCGGATAGCGCTGGCGGAAGTCATGCACCAGCGACGGCATCAGCGAGCCCGCCAGGCCCGCCGTCACCGCCACCGTGACCTCGCCGCGGCGCGCGCCCTTGAAGTCCTCGATACGCTCGCGCAGCGCGTCGTGCTCGCGCAGGGTCTGGCGGACGTGGGCCAGCACCATCTCGCCCAACGGCGTCAGTCGCAGGCGCTTGTTGATGCGCTCGAACAGCGGCGCGCCCAGTTCCGCCTCGAGGTCCAGGATCTGCCGATTGACCGCGGTCGGCGCCACGTGCAGGTACTCGGCCGCCTTGCGGATCGAACCGCGGCGGACAACCTCGTCGAGATAGCGTAGGACTCTGGCGTGCATGGGTCTGGCAAACAGGTGGATGCCGATGCCGGGCGCGGACGCGCGCATGGCTGCGGCCTGGCATTGTAGCGGCCAGGCCCCATAAAA
It encodes the following:
- a CDS encoding DUF1488 domain-containing protein produces the protein MDIKFQEQERYDINNEGLLFQALVNGEKVTCVVTREALWEGFSADQVLSLEEAFRAGRETIERAAVVLIEQGAPQPIVVKRAHVAPI
- a CDS encoding LysR substrate-binding domain-containing protein gives rise to the protein MHARVLRYLDEVVRRGSIRKAAEYLHVAPTAVNRQILDLEAELGAPLFERINKRLRLTPLGEMVLAHVRQTLREHDALRERIEDFKGARRGEVTVAVTAGLAGSLMPSLVHDFRQRYPGIVVRVNDLPVADIVAAVEQGDADLGLGYDLPELPALRALASSDWQIGAVVPPDHALAAQPSVLLSECVGYPLILPAPSLSIRGILDAAFARNAIEVSPVAESTSTALIRQLVLMGTGIALLNPLDVMEERARQALVYVPLRDRHLQGQTLTLVARAGGRLSAAAGLMAERIGDALAMLFAQAR
- a CDS encoding 8-oxoguanine deaminase encodes the protein MTLIALNADVLVTMDAQRREIRDGALVAEGPAVQWVGPTSELPPQYRRRVDDGSAQVLDMRGRVVTPGLVNTHHHMYQSLTRAVPAAQDAELFSWLTNLYMLWSHLTPEMIAVSTKTAMAELMLSGCTTTSDHLYLFPNGSRLDDSIAAAQEMGMRFHAARGSMSVGRSKGGLPPDVVVEDEAAILRDSQRLVEQYHDSARHAMLRVVLAPCSPFSVSRDLMRESAVMARHYGVSLHTHLAENDNDIAYSREKFGLTPAQYAEDLGWVGHDVWHAHCVKLDDDGIALFARTGTGVAHCPCSNMRLASGIAPVRAMRDAGVPVGLGVDGSASNDGAHMLGEARQAMLLQRVGYGPAAMSAREALEIATLGGARVLNRDDIGALAPGMSADFVAFDLSSVGFAGAGHDPVAALVFCTPANVAASVINGREVVRDGELLTADLPGVLLRHRALARTLFERASVGA